The DNA window CTTTCACAGCACCCCTTTTATTATACCGTTATTGATGAGCTGATGGTCGTGTGACTTCTAGACCTCTCTCTATGGTCAAAATTTGTCGACTGGCAATAGAAGCTGGTGAAAAGTGGCTGCTGGAGTAAACAAACCCACCGTTGGCACAGCCAACATGTCATCAGGCTGTTGATGTTTTACCCAACAGTGCATCTGAATTATAGACATGTTTCTCTCCTCGCGTGACACAACATGATGTTTAGCACTCTGCTCGTCACCTTTTCTGGAAAGAGCATGATGTACTTTTAATGGAGGGTACACAATATATGCCATCAGGTGGTCAAAACTCCTAAATACccctcaagtgtttttcttttctggcACGTACCCCATACCAAAGAAAACATCACTCTGCACATTATAGACACTGTGAATCACAAGGGGAACTCTTTGCACAGTAACTCTACACTATAACGATCACTGTAACCACAGCAAAGGCATACGGGAATCATCATCTCAATCACTTCAAATCAATACCAGGGAATAGGGGATAATATTTGGGGGGGGAATAGtcttatttaattaaattagttGGCTGAATTACAGTAGGCTCTGGGAACTTCTCATCTTCAATCCtctctattctttttaattatttaaataattaacaaatgtACACTACTTTGTCCAGTTTTCCTTACATGTAAGTAATTAACTCGTTAAGTTACATCCTCTACAGTCTGTACAGAaacagaggtgtgtgtttgatgaAGTACCAAAGAATTACCACCGACTTGGTGTAAAAATGAGATTATATTGCAAAATTCACACCATTCTAAAACTATAATCTTAAGTGCTTAGCTGAATGATAGCAAAATCCAAAGAcctaaaacaataatttaaagTCATTTTGCAAAAGGCACCGTTTATACCCGTGAAGTggtttgataaatttgaccaTGAGGCTAAACAGTAttgtaaaaacaacatgataAGCGGCagtggtgtttttctttttaaaggaatGCTGTTAAAACTAAACCGTGAAGGAGCTGCAGGCAACCGCTGTCAAACTAATGCAGAGATGTTAAAATGTTCTCAGTTGTGCGTTCAGTGATTTTAGACAGAAGAgagtgtgttttggtgtgtgtgtttgtgtgtgtggctcctGTTGGTTTTCGTGCTTCCTTCCTGTTGTTTCtgcgtccacacacacaccttctacTTGAAGGAGAGAACGGTGTCGACGGTCTGGTCACTCTCCTGCCTAACCTTTGCTTCACACTCCTTCACTCCCTGCCTGTCGCTGACGCACACAGAGTGACCCTCTGGCTTCAGTGGTGCTTCTGATGGACCGCACCGCTACCTCATCACATGATGGAGCACTGCTCTGCCGCCCCCGCCCCAGGGCCTCCTGGGAGATTGAGGGACTCCATGTCAAAGTTAAAGCCTGGAGGCTGGAGGGGAAGAACAAAGAGGAAGAACGCTGTCACGTCTAAGCTGGGGTCGggtaaaatgacaatatatataaaaaataaactattcaggtttttcagatttttttcagattgttATGCAGTGCTACCAATCCCTGTTATATATACTTTACAGGATTTTTACACCAAAATGATTAAGTACCTTTGCTTGtaaagtatttatatattatttgattAGCTGTAAATAGAAATggcagatgctattaggagcCTGGTGTCCATAGCTAACAATTTTATTTGCACCTGACCCAGGTACAcattagatactgtatgtgtatatgtactgtatgtatatttttcctaaacctaatcaaacTGCGactaaaaactgaaaataataatttaaaaaccaGAAAATAATAAGTCAACTAGTGAAAAATAAGCTTCTCACTGGACTCAAAAAACAGTCTCTGGGGTGCTAGTCCTGAGTTTGACCCGTTCATCCACCACAACATACTCCTTACATGTACTCTGTTGCTctttatattactactactattggggggtgtaagaaaatatgggAAAAAATCggatattgtgatatattttgtgatactgtttGTGATAGTGTTACGGATactattgattctcaaaaacactatcgatttttaattaatagtttataagcaaagattaactcagtcaatactttatttaatttgcaaagaaatGCACCTTCTGAGTgcatgtgccctctcaaagtagtgcacaaatgcaaatcccactgttctgactgcataaaaaaaaaagtttttttactcagattgtatgcatatggtggtgtatttttttctgttatgacagttttcctaaaactagattaaaagactttttttttatcaatattgcGATGTAAAATTACATATACTATGACAGAAGATTTTCCCCATTCTCCACATTCCTAGTCTAAGCCATCTAAGGTACCATGTCTCCCTTAAACAGAAGCTTCCAACACCATACTATTACAAAGATTAGAGAAACATTTCCTgaagaggatgtgtgtgtgtgctgttccATGATAAACTTGATTCTTGATCAATTTTAAAGTTGAAACCTCAAACTCTAAAGCCTTCTGATGTCAAAATATTGTCTTTCACTGAAGACATTAAAgtcatgtataaatacagtatataaacactacacatacgctgtttgttttctgttgacTGAGTTCAGTGGAAAACTTACCGCATCACCTGCTAACTCTTTGGGTGGTTGGCCCAGGTCTtgcagctgtaaaaaaaaaaaagcataataatcTGTGATGAGTTTCATTCTTAACAAACCAAAGTCTATTCACATTAAAGTCAACAACAAGCTTACTTttgaaaaagtttaaaaaatatgtaattgcaattattttgactaatACTGCAATTaggatatgatttgcgatattaaaAGGGAGGGaccatttttacataattattctcattttcagtgaaaaacatattaaaatgattatggtgtgatttttgcacaacaaagatgttttctttagtttgtagaatatgatgtgtaggccaggacatctctgtagcaccataatatttaatttaaaatggtatttttacACACATCTCGCCTCTTGAAAATTGCAGTCGGCCAAATTGCGATTTCGATACGATTTTGATTAATAGCGCAGCCTTATTCATCAGTCACAGTAATGGTTGAATGCTGATTCACAAACCAAATATTCAAGAAGCACGAGGCAAAAGACACCATAACAAATCTACTGTACAAACGGATTGATTCTGGGGTTTTTTTCTCAGTGTGTAAGCTTGTCTACCTTTTGCATCAGGTCCATGATGCCCTCGAAGGTGCCTTCTTTATCTGCCCCCTGCTCCTCCCTCTCAAACTGCTTACAGATCTCTCCCATGATTTTGGCCTGCTGCTCATAGCGCTGGTAGTCCTCTGGGCTCAGGCTGGGCTTGTTGGCATCCAACCATTCTGGGTACTGTGAGGGTGAGTGACATTTATGAGTGACACTTGGCAGTGGAACCAGAGACTATATAGTGATTGCTTGTGAAACAGATGCACACCTTAGCAGTGATCTCTTTGAGAGATGGATAAAGCACTTCCTTAGAGAGGAGATTCTGCATGATGGACTGCATGATGGGCAGGATGTTTCCGTCATCACCGCCTCCTTCGCCACCCTCTTCCAATCCCAGGCCTTCTAGAGCCTTGACGAGGTCGTCTCCAGCGAGTCCTGAGGACTGTAAGACAACAATACCGATAGTTGGCATCACTCTGAACAGTTTCATAACAACTGATGGATTCTGATTTACCCACCTGCAGGTTGTCTGCATTTTTGGCCAGGCCATGAAGGGTTTGCTTAAGACAGGAAGTGAATTCTTGTTGGGAGGCGGTGTCAGTGCCTATACAGAATACACAGATAACATTTAGGTTACAGGAACAAAACAGTAAGCAGAGGAACATATCAGAACCACAAATTGTAGACCTTACCAACTTTGCCTGCAGCCTCTGACAGTTTATGGAAGTGCTGCAGTAATTCGGGCTCCTCCTGGGCCAGCTCAGTCATGGCCTTCTCCCACTCCTCCTTGGCTTGGGTCGCCATGTCCCCCTCGAAGAGAGTCTCAAAGAGTTTGCAGTCTTCAAGCAGGGGTGGCTAAACAGGTAAATAGAAAACATGTAAAGCGCCTTCTAGACACTTCTGGGGGAAGACTATGAGCACTAAATTGTATCAAGCctgcttttaaaatgtatttttttccctttcgtACTAAAAAACCTCTTTGACTGTAATGATCAATATCTACTCAACACTTCATTTTCCAATTCTGGTTCAGTTATTGCCTCAAAAACAGTTGTTGCAACTGAGGAAGTACTTTTTGGTGAGCAGTGAACTTTTGGGGTTGGGGCTGAACTTTGAAAACTTTGCAAGTTGCACAACCAACAACCAGCTGATTGAATCACTTGGCAGCACTAAAGGTAAACAAGTGATAAAactaagaacaaaaaaaaaactgatccaAGTCAAAAACTAATAGCAACAGATAAAGACTTTGTATCTTTCAGAGTTGGAGACAGCGACTTAAATTAATCTGAAGAAATGTATTAAGAGACTTTAACTAAACTAGGCATATACCTTGATTATATCAGCACCAgtagacacacaaaaaaacaaaaaaaaaatgagaccaCAATACCCAAACATTACAGTTCTTGGCAGGAAAGTGAACATGAAAAAGCAAAGTTAacagttataatatatatattatatatataattgttaGTTTCTCAAATTCCTTGAGCTTTAGGTTGAAAATTCCCAAATTCATAAATTAATTCACAAGCAGCAACCAGATGACAAGTACTATTCAGTTAGGAGAAAATATACAGTTAAAGAAAAGTGCTAGTCTgtgcaatatattgatattataatgATATCGCGACAtcagactagatatcgtcttagattttggatatcataaTATCTTAATATGgcataaatgttgtcttttcctggttttaatggctgcattacagtaaagtgatgtaattttctgagcttaccagactgttctagctgttctattatttgcctttacccacttagtcattatatccacattactgctgattatttatcaaaaatatcacatattaaatattttgtgaacGCACCAATAGCCAATCCCACAATACcgtcgcaatatcgatatcgaggtatttggtcaaatatactgtgatatttgattctctccatatcgcccagcttTAGTCTGTGCATGTATAACAAAACAAGATGTGAATCCTGAAACAGCACCATCACTACACAAGCAACAACAAACTGACCTTCTCTGCACCGCTGTTGGCTgaggaggaagcagcagcaggttcGGGGGCTGGAGGGGGGGGTGTCTTGTCAAAGTCATCCAACGCACCTGAAAGAAAAGAACATTAGACCAGGACCATGCCAGTGGACTTTTAAAGAGTTTTAAACACAAATGTTAGAATTTAGCCATTATCAACTTATTCCTATAACAGTTTAAGCCCCAGCTGCAGAAAAGGCATGAAACGTACATCAAATGTGTCCAAATTCCAAACGATTCTACTGAAAGCTTTATATCTTGTATTTTCCTCACTGGTAATGCTGCGTAATGTGTCTTCTTTGGATCAATCCAATGGACTCTTTTTAAGCTCTTTTACAGCGATGAAAACACAACTCTTATCTCTAATATTATGAATTAAGATCAAACTACAACTTTGAGTTTAATTCAATACTTTTAACTGTTAATGAAATGGATACATATTGATATTAAAACTTTTCATAAAGCAAAAGGAATGGCATGAAATGTACACTCGGTTGCAAGTTTttttaggtacacctagctaaaactaataaCAGTCCTGTAATAACTCATACCCTTGTCTGTGGCGCTGTTGGAACTGTACAGCGTTATACTTATATTTAGTTGATCCTCATTGTATAAATGGTTTAGACCTCTTGTTATAatgcaatacaattcaacagcaccataaactacagtttctaaaataaaataaagttgaatcaacttTCCACacaatttcaacaaaaactgaacattacaaCTTTTATAAACGGTGGGGTTTAATGCAgggctgttgtattagactgcattcaTTTTGGCCAGATGAACCTAATAAACTGTCTAGTAAAGTAACATGTTTACAGTAAGTAAACACCATTAACTGAACCAAAAAGGGATTCAACACATGCACGAGTACACAAAGTCACTGCTCTACTGTAATTGCGGTTTACAGTACGATACCGTAACTGTATATTATGACACTGTAAATATATTTTGGAGGATGATACTGTAACTGTGTTTTATAGTATGATACTGTAAATGACTATATACTACATATAGCCTACTACTATACACTATTCACTAATAATTATTACTGCAAATGTAAACACAGGTTTACTGTATTTAATATAAGAATGTTTTAcaataaacaattacatttcataaaatatgtattagtCTGAGTACAGTGAACACGtatttttattgtcaacaaattagTGCAAATTAAATCCATTAAAGTATTAACAATGTCACAAAACTAATTTAAGACAGTGacttaaagaaataacaatattGAATGTTGCACTTTGTATTTtgaacacacatgcacgagtaAACAAAGGCGAGTAAAGAGAGGCCGGCGGCAGATACACTACTATCACTGACAGTTCAGCCGCCATGTTAaatcttcagttttttttttattatgtctaAGACCACTTGTCTTTGATAAAAGAAATTTCAAGGGCAAAGACATGGATGGCTTATCCTGTCATACAGAAACagcaagaaatgtttttttttttgcattatataGTGATATTTTTAACTACTTCATAggcaatgaatgggagactgattttgaaGATCcacataatgtttgttttctttttttatacccaaatgagctttattctattgtagtgttaaTATGGGTGTCATAGGAATAACgggtatgaattttgaaaatgggcgtagttcccctttaaagatcccatattataaaaaagtgagattttctttaagtttttttattataagcaggcttaagtcctatataaatactgtgaaagtatcgaaacactcaatccacagggaaatacacacagcccgtattcagaaactctgcatttgaaacaagctgacaggatttctgcccattcgtgaagtcacgaatatacaatatttagacccttcacacagttttaaacgtaaacatactaaatgtgtcccagtttatttcctgttgtagtgtatATGAATGACATCAACTGACATGAAGTACACATGGagccaagctgttgcctagcaacgcaattctatTGCAATTCCGTAAAAATGccctaaaacggagcgtttcagacagagggtaaatacaggcataatcaggctgacagtatgaggaaaataaagtttttttttaacattacagcatgtaaacatgttctagtagaaacacaaaatacaagtatgaacctgaaaatgagcacgatatgggacctttaaataagaaCACATGTGCAAACATCAGCCTGAGATCAAAACAACCAGCCATTCACTATGTTCAGAGCTACAGAAGAAGGCATTACCTACATCTcaaaacatacacactttaGCACATAACGTTACGTTACATTACACGCAAAGATCTGACTTTGCATGTTTACGAGCAAACCCCATGATCtgtaataacattaaaccaGTGACTGAAGGAGACATGGAAGTATTAGTAATGTGCAGGATTCTGTGTTTATATCACAGAGACGACCTGAAGCGATCATTTAAGACATTTGTTATACATTTAAacacttttcttatttttttaaatatgaggAGTAAGCACTTCATGGGGACAGAAATGGTGCTGCCTAACAGGAGTGAGCCAGCTACTGTCGGTGGATCTGGATCCCAGCTAACTAGAGAGGCTGAGAGGTGGTGATAGATGGTGATAGGTGGTGATAGATGGGGGTCTCAGAGCCGGTTTTAACGCCACAACAGACCGTCCTCATGTGAGTAAAGACGGGATCACTGTAAAGACTTAATGTCAACACTTACTGTCCAGTAATTCGTCCAGTTCTGCATCGTGTCCGCTGGACGGCTCTCCTGTTCCCGACGCCATGATGTTACCTTCTCTCCAAACACCCACCGTCTCCGAACAATGACGTTTCTGTTGTCAAAATGTCGCGGAAACTATGACGTCATGGCTATAGGCCTGGATCTCTGGCGCCATCTGGTGGCAGTGGTGAAAAAACCCACAGGAAAACAACAATATTCAACACATGACTAATAAATAGGCCTATATAACTATAAATGTGGACTAAAGTTTGATCCAAGATGCTCCCCACCTGTGGAACAAGCTTCCTGAGATACCTGCGATCtgctatattcagttttaacagttttcttcttcatctccttgtatttttatatctggtatatttttttgtactttgcactactaacttttttactgcctttttactaacatgttttgcactatggaactgtgatgctggaaacttgaatttccctcgggatcaataaagttataatctatctatctatctaaaactGTCAGCTCATTTAAATCAGGCCTTAAAACATTATTGTTTACTACACTTTCCAATAAATTAGATAACTTCTTTTTAATCTGTAACTATTTATGTGcttgtattttgttatttattgtctTTTAAACGCTTTCAaaattttaacaatttatttgctttttctcgctttaatttgaatgttttatgttttttttttttaaacaatatttatattgaatttcacatataaacatgtataccaaacagacagactaacaatattaataattaaattgtacaatgaaatgtttagtcagaatttcaaagaaagagagacatggcacttcatgtatttcacatatctaacaaagaaaacaaataaaataaaagacaagaaaaaataaataaataaatacctcaaaaaagaagaaaaagaaaaaaaaacacacaacaacacacaacaatttcaacaacagcactcatgttttatgtttatgtatttcTATGCCCCTGTgaagcagtgattctcaaagtagggtccggggacccccaggagTCCTtggcactctgccagggggtccgctataaattataaaaattgcactgtattattaaaaagtgcatatctacagatggggaccagttgcaccaataaaacaagcatattgtgtccactATTCATAGCATtaggccaatagaaactctgataagATTGTGATTCATTACGTCAAtttgtcatgaatcagtcacttcactcactGTAATGTAAATAATGCAATCAGAATGTTCGGAAGTAATATGCTTAATTACTATGATGTGTTCCATTATGATTTGTTCAGAGCTTTCTGCCAATAATTTGAATagcttcattatttttaagttgaagtaATTACTggaagtcagctttagactggtaaatttaaatatctggatttattaggactttGCTGTCAAGCTGAtcccaaatgcaatttgaatagaACAACCCTCAGTTTAAAAGTATAgaagtggtattaacatgattcaaattgaattgtgtttctgtttatcactatgaaacaggtctgaagtatttatgttaaaaagttttacaatataaatagttccaatggctaagagtacaaatggtagttaGCATATGCTTAATTATGATTGTCGATTACCGTTAGTAGTTatgattatgagggggtccttggaaaatgttctcccctgtaaAGGGTCCCTGGctccaaaaagtttgagaagttctgctgtaaagcactttgaattgccttgtggCTGAATGCTGAATGTATAAATAAACCTGCCTTGCCTTTGAGGTTCATCCTTTTAACAACCACTGATGAAACATATTGGGAAAAAAGTGCATTGAAGGACTAAATAGTTGTCTTAATTTTATTTGCTGTATATtggataatgaaaatgagattTTGCACCTAATGATGACCGAATGTTTCATGACTATTTAtcataatttgttattttaacgtACATTCTAATTTGCCTTTAAtagatattaaaatataatgaattattaaaacaactgaattggaaaaaaaaaatacatacaagaaaccattcaaatcaaatcaaatcctCATGGGCACCACATTGAGTACAATACAGTAAGTTACTGCAATTGACAATAACATCTGCACTATACCCATAATGCATAATGTAAATGACAGTATCTAACTGTAAAGATGGTTTGTGGTAGGTTTACTGGGCATTTTGTGgtatttaactgtaaaattTACAGCGAAGGCTAACAGTGGTGGTGTCAGCTGGGTCCATCTCACACATCTCTCAGCCTTTAGTCATTGTCTGCTGTGCTTCGCtcgctctgtttgtttttcacatggTTACAGCACTGTGTTGTAAATCAGAGTGTGTTTTATTCTCTGACTCTGTTTGCTCTCCCCTGACAGGATATTTATGAGGCCGTCTATCCTCCATCAGAGCCTGGACCAGTGATCACTGAGGACTtccctcttcttctgctgcagTAGACTCATGAGCCTCACAGCGTCTGTGTCTTTAACTTACTGCATTTATTACCAATAGATTCATGCACAGTGGTGGTAGAAGTACGATATgatcttttactgcagtaaaagtagtaataccacagtgtcaaaatactctcttacaagtaaaagtcctgcaatcaatataatacaaaagttttagcatcaaaatatactgaaagtaccaaaagtaaaagcactcattatgcagaatgtcaCATTTCAGAATCACATCAATTATATGCATTCATTTGCTCATCAaggttttttatttgtaaattttgcagctggtaaaggtagAGCTAATttcaactactttatatactgctgggtagcttaacaTATACGTTCataattattagttgattatatattaataatctaaatctgtaaagtaaataGAAACtaatgttgtcaaataaatgtagtggcgtaaaaagtacaatattggtTTCCaaaatgtg is part of the Sebastes umbrosus isolate fSebUmb1 chromosome 12, fSebUmb1.pri, whole genome shotgun sequence genome and encodes:
- the pex19 gene encoding peroxisomal biogenesis factor 19 → MASGTGEPSSGHDAELDELLDSALDDFDKTPPPPAPEPAAASSSANSGAEKPPLLEDCKLFETLFEGDMATQAKEEWEKAMTELAQEEPELLQHFHKLSEAAGKVGTDTASQQEFTSCLKQTLHGLAKNADNLQSSGLAGDDLVKALEGLGLEEGGEGGGDDGNILPIMQSIMQNLLSKEVLYPSLKEITAKYPEWLDANKPSLSPEDYQRYEQQAKIMGEICKQFEREEQGADKEGTFEGIMDLMQKLQDLGQPPKELAGDAPPGFNFDMESLNLPGGPGAGAAEQCSIM